In Spirochaetales bacterium, a single genomic region encodes these proteins:
- a CDS encoding dockerin type I repeat-containing protein translates to MKGIVKRIWFILMVLAGIVVYPYAQSPGDVNNDGTVTIVDALLVAQYYVGLNPAVFSLDAADVNCDSAINIVDALLVAQYYVGLVDEFPCSATPVPTLPPGGTEVDVFGITMFYPTLTSSLGWDSRHWDNGIERTLSNDIMSGNDPEDPTFWSEYRGSGVLTIDGRGMLTMGGSQPRIYINPYPGTEETNPEMFFKNVEVTVYYMRIGTDGANWGGCVIGVRSGPNGHSSWGDYCDATTYYARLRHDGNVDFYKELKHPDGDYVMHHEYWGGDPLPSSRWIGVKVCAYNISGDSEVKLEMYIDKTSGGANGGVWEKAIEYIDDGSWTVPASGCPYPENMPITEGGGVVMIRNTDAAEARYKMFSVREINVR, encoded by the coding sequence ATGAAAGGAATTGTGAAACGAATATGGTTCATATTAATGGTGCTTGCAGGCATTGTCGTGTATCCGTACGCCCAGTCCCCGGGCGATGTCAATAATGACGGGACCGTCACTATTGTCGACGCGTTGCTTGTTGCCCAGTATTATGTCGGGCTTAATCCGGCTGTGTTTTCTCTTGATGCGGCGGATGTGAACTGCGATTCTGCGATAAATATCGTGGACGCCCTGCTTGTCGCGCAGTATTACGTTGGGCTGGTTGACGAATTCCCCTGTTCCGCCACGCCTGTGCCCACATTGCCCCCCGGGGGGACGGAGGTCGATGTGTTCGGTATCACGATGTTCTATCCGACCCTCACCTCGTCCCTCGGCTGGGATTCCCGTCACTGGGACAATGGTATCGAGAGAACGCTTTCCAACGATATCATGAGCGGGAACGATCCTGAAGACCCGACATTCTGGTCCGAATACCGCGGAAGCGGGGTGCTTACCATCGATGGCAGGGGCATGCTGACCATGGGCGGCAGCCAGCCGCGGATCTATATTAATCCGTATCCGGGGACGGAGGAAACGAATCCGGAGATGTTTTTCAAGAACGTGGAAGTGACCGTTTACTACATGAGAATAGGAACCGACGGCGCGAACTGGGGAGGGTGTGTTATCGGTGTGAGAAGCGGGCCGAACGGCCATTCGAGCTGGGGTGACTACTGCGACGCGACCACCTATTACGCGCGCCTCAGACATGACGGGAATGTCGATTTTTACAAGGAACTGAAGCATCCGGACGGCGATTACGTGATGCACCATGAGTACTGGGGCGGGGATCCCCTTCCATCCAGCCGGTGGATCGGGGTCAAGGTCTGCGCGTACAATATATCGGGCGATTCCGAGGTAAAGCTGGAAATGTACATCGACAAAACAAGCGGGGGAGCGAACGGGGGGGTATGGGAAAAGGCGATCGAGTATATCGACGACGGATCGTGGACGGTTCCTGCGTCCGGTTGTCCCTACCCCGAAAACATGCCGATTACCGAAGGCGGCGGGGTGGTCATGATCAGGAACACCGACGCGGCGGAGGCCCGGTACAAGATGTTTTCCGTTCGGGAGATCAATGTGCGGTAG
- a CDS encoding helix-turn-helix transcriptional regulator — MVKPKDILRYAAFLFPLLFLIPIIYAVMQHPLHLFPWKQRVYRVDAYSDEGDPSRNTASSIDLFKTDVNAVTLEYTLRDGVTFPYAGFYFSTDVNDKGIDVSDFDYVKMTAAAAVRDVYQIKIKTHLEGHTVENDSNTRCPLEKAIVLENFMKEYRIPLSEFEFLDWWFDRQHLSRKDYSPNKLLRIVASVNIQQTKKITQKTEEPGGLIVGEFSFHRSFTLLYILSGTGFLLSFGILIAFRVRAGGKKAESGAQFHFDYNPVDIASHAEEDTRRLEAYIMEHYTDPDMTAGMLHRHTGIARRRIAGLIRKKHGLTVKQLVSRIRLREAARLLSETDRNITEIASALGFSSSSYFFQVFKSAYHLSPSEYRKKNRPA, encoded by the coding sequence ATGGTGAAACCAAAGGACATTCTGCGTTACGCAGCCTTTCTTTTCCCCCTGCTTTTCCTTATCCCCATAATCTATGCCGTCATGCAGCACCCCCTGCACCTCTTCCCGTGGAAACAGCGTGTTTACCGGGTCGACGCATATTCGGACGAAGGGGATCCTTCCCGAAACACGGCCTCTTCAATCGATCTTTTCAAGACCGATGTCAATGCGGTCACCCTGGAATATACCCTCCGCGACGGGGTCACCTTTCCGTATGCTGGTTTCTACTTTTCGACGGATGTCAATGACAAAGGCATCGATGTCTCCGATTTTGATTATGTGAAGATGACGGCCGCCGCAGCGGTAAGGGATGTTTATCAGATCAAAATAAAAACCCATCTCGAGGGACATACGGTCGAAAACGATTCAAACACGAGGTGTCCGCTGGAAAAGGCGATCGTTCTGGAAAACTTCATGAAGGAATACCGCATCCCTTTGTCCGAATTCGAATTTCTCGACTGGTGGTTCGACCGGCAGCACTTATCCCGCAAGGATTATTCTCCCAATAAACTGCTCCGCATAGTCGCGTCGGTCAATATCCAGCAGACGAAAAAAATCACGCAGAAAACGGAAGAACCCGGCGGATTGATTGTCGGTGAATTCTCTTTTCACAGGTCGTTCACCCTCCTTTATATCCTTTCCGGTACCGGATTTCTCCTGTCCTTTGGCATTCTGATCGCATTTCGCGTCCGGGCGGGCGGGAAGAAGGCGGAAAGCGGCGCCCAGTTCCATTTCGACTACAATCCCGTCGATATCGCGAGTCACGCGGAGGAGGACACCAGGCGGCTCGAAGCTTATATCATGGAACATTACACGGACCCGGACATGACCGCCGGCATGTTGCACAGGCACACGGGAATCGCCCGGCGCCGGATCGCCGGCCTGATCAGGAAGAAGCACGGCCTCACCGTCAAACAGCTTGTTTCAAGGATACGCCTTCGAGAAGCCGCAAGACTCCTTTCGGAAACCGACAGAAATATCACGGAGATAGCGTCGGCACTCGGATTTTCGAGTTCTTCCTATTTTTTTCAGGTATTCAAATCCGCATATCACCTGTCCCCCTCCGAATACAGGAAAAAAAACCGCCCGGCATAG
- a CDS encoding HAD family phosphatase, translated as MGVRHIHITTLLFDLGNVVFRWSFEPMFEYWAETCGKSVEFLRSTFRVDHMYEKYETGAVTTDEYAHHIERMLGVRFLPDDFKKGWNSIYVEETAGIDGLLANLEKNYRLAAFSNTNEVHYACMEEKYGHLFRRFERVFYSHIIGLRKPEKDAFEYVLAEIGIKKSDVVFFDDLAENVRGAQRIGIKAVQVKGLESITEGLRSFE; from the coding sequence ATGGGAGTGAGACATATTCATATAACAACGCTGCTTTTCGACCTCGGTAATGTCGTGTTTCGATGGTCGTTCGAGCCCATGTTCGAATATTGGGCTGAAACATGCGGGAAATCCGTCGAATTCCTGAGAAGTACATTCAGGGTCGATCATATGTATGAGAAGTATGAAACGGGCGCGGTGACAACGGACGAATACGCGCATCATATCGAACGGATGCTCGGCGTCAGGTTTCTTCCTGACGATTTCAAGAAAGGCTGGAATTCAATTTATGTTGAAGAAACGGCCGGGATCGACGGTTTGCTGGCAAATCTCGAAAAAAACTATCGCCTCGCGGCTTTCAGCAATACAAACGAAGTGCATTACGCGTGTATGGAAGAAAAATACGGCCATTTGTTCAGACGCTTCGAACGGGTATTTTATTCGCATATTATCGGACTCAGGAAGCCGGAGAAGGACGCCTTCGAGTATGTGCTTGCGGAAATCGGGATTAAAAAGAGTGACGTCGTTTTTTTCGACGATCTTGCCGAGAATGTGAGGGGAGCGCAACGGATCGGGATCAAAGCCGTACAGGTGAAAGGACTCGAAAGCATCACGGAGGGGCTCAGGTCTTTTGAATGA